A stretch of the Tardiphaga sp. 709 genome encodes the following:
- a CDS encoding DUF2971 domain-containing protein yields MFDFLPQQPVAADEASAISEKVWKSIKAILQKTPLPKTFYHYTDAAGLKGIVESGSLRATHIAFMNDASEYLHAISLLTDSIRAARTRPLSVLQIKLLDEIEEPVALTLPQNSAPYFVTCFSSAENSLNQWRAYGRGEGGFCIGFDAAQLNARSNDGYFFISPAIYDPNEQAQWVSEFLDWALAEYPKIATNHIEDEEDHRKRWAHTLLWLATAAAPIMKNPSFAEEQEWRLIHILQSKWDVRFLPKLTGLVPYVELKLGAPQSTSSSDQEHRLGKPLPDKIPITVLWSGPGRATDVSLLAGRTLLEQLNYDGVRLESSKIPFRVG; encoded by the coding sequence ATGTTTGACTTTCTTCCGCAGCAACCGGTTGCTGCCGATGAGGCTAGCGCAATCTCGGAAAAAGTCTGGAAATCAATTAAAGCCATTCTTCAAAAGACGCCACTGCCAAAAACCTTCTATCACTATACAGACGCTGCTGGACTCAAGGGAATTGTGGAAAGCGGTTCGTTGCGGGCAACACACATCGCCTTCATGAATGATGCAAGCGAGTATCTGCATGCGATCTCGCTATTGACCGATAGTATTCGCGCAGCAAGAACACGCCCACTTAGCGTGCTGCAAATAAAACTCCTTGACGAGATCGAAGAGCCAGTAGCGCTAACACTGCCACAGAATTCTGCGCCATACTTTGTGACTTGCTTCTCGTCAGCCGAAAATAGTTTGAACCAATGGCGCGCCTATGGTCGCGGCGAGGGTGGGTTTTGTATCGGATTTGATGCGGCTCAGTTGAACGCTCGATCAAATGATGGATACTTCTTCATCTCACCTGCGATTTACGATCCGAATGAGCAGGCCCAATGGGTGTCTGAATTTCTTGACTGGGCGCTCGCCGAATACCCGAAAATTGCAACGAACCATATCGAAGATGAAGAAGACCATAGGAAGCGGTGGGCTCATACGCTTTTGTGGCTAGCAACAGCCGCAGCTCCGATTATGAAGAATCCGTCCTTTGCTGAGGAACAAGAGTGGCGACTGATACATATTCTTCAATCGAAATGGGACGTGAGATTTTTACCTAAGCTGACCGGTCTTGTGCCTTACGTCGAATTAAAGTTGGGCGCTCCTCAATCCACATCATCTTCGGATCAAGAGCATCGGCTAGGCAAGCCTCTTCCAGATAAAATTCCTATCACTGTTCTTTGGTCTGGCCCCGGTCGAGCAACTGACGTTTCGCTCTTGGCTGGAAGAACTCTTCTAGAACAACTCAACTACGACGGCGTTCGCTTAGAATCATCTAAAATTCCATTTAGGGTTGGATAG
- the uvrA gene encoding excinuclease ABC subunit UvrA has product MDEIIKAKRQQAAANMRSITIRGAREHNLKNVDLTIPRDKLVVFTGLSGSGKSSLAFDTIYAEGQRRYVESLSAYARQFLEMMQKPDVDQIDGLSPAISIEQKTTSKNPRSTVGTVTEIYDYMRLLWARVGIPYSPATGLPIESQTVSMMVDRVLALPEGTRLYLLAPVVRGRKGEYRKELAEYLKKGFQRVKIDGTFHELAEAPVLDKKFPHDIDVVVDRIVVRPDIGQRLAESFETALKLAEGLAVIEYADAPAAPAEEIPAKKTDKKVAKIHDKTGAERILFSEKFACPVSGFTIPEIEPRLFSFNNPYGACPKCGGLGVEQTIDADLVIPDKELTLRKGAIAPWAKSSSPYYVQTLTALGKFYKFTLDTKWKDLPKKTQNAILHGSGDDEIKFSYEDGVRSYDTKKPFEGVVTNIDRRFRETESEWAREELGKYFSDVPCDACEGYRLKPEALSVKIGGKHIGNISEMSVRKAGDWFETVPDLLNKQQNEIAVRILKEIRERLSFLLDVGLNYLTLARSSGTLSGGESQRIRLASQIGSGLTGVLYVLDEPSIGLHQRDNARLLDTLRRLRDLGNTVIVVEHDEDAVIAADYVVDVGPGAGTHGGNIVAQGTPQEVMKNPKSLTGKYLTGEMSVPVPERRPPNHRRTIKVINARGNNLKNVSAEVPLGLFTAVTGVSGGGKSTLLIDTLYKAIARKLNGASEGAAPHDRIEGLEHIDKIIEIDQSPIGRTPRSNPATYTGAFTPIREWFAGLPESKARGYEAGRFSFNVKGGRCEACQGDGVIKIEMHFLPDVYVTCDTCKGKRYNRETLEVLFKGKSIADVLDMTVEEAADFFKAVPRVRETFKTLHRVGLDYIHVGQQATTLSGGEAQRVKLAKELSKRATGRTLYILDEPTTGLHFHDVAKLLEVLHELVAQGNTVVVIEHNLEVIKTADWVIDLGPEGGDGGGEIVAWGPPEDIVKAPRSYTGKFLKPVLEKAGKPKKRKATSEAAE; this is encoded by the coding sequence ATGGACGAGATCATCAAGGCCAAGCGGCAGCAGGCCGCCGCGAACATGCGCAGCATCACCATCCGCGGCGCGCGCGAGCACAATCTCAAGAATGTCGATCTGACCATCCCGCGCGACAAGCTGGTGGTGTTCACCGGCCTGTCCGGCTCCGGCAAATCGTCACTCGCCTTCGATACGATCTATGCCGAGGGCCAGCGCCGCTATGTGGAGTCGCTGTCGGCTTACGCCCGGCAATTCCTCGAGATGATGCAGAAGCCGGACGTCGACCAGATCGATGGGTTGTCGCCGGCCATCTCCATCGAGCAGAAGACCACGTCGAAGAACCCACGTTCGACCGTCGGCACCGTCACCGAGATCTACGACTATATGCGCCTGCTGTGGGCACGCGTCGGCATTCCCTATTCGCCGGCGACCGGCCTGCCGATCGAAAGCCAGACGGTGTCGATGATGGTCGACCGCGTGCTGGCGCTGCCGGAAGGCACGCGACTCTATCTGCTGGCGCCGGTGGTGCGCGGCCGCAAGGGCGAGTACCGCAAGGAGCTGGCCGAATATCTCAAGAAGGGCTTTCAGCGCGTCAAGATCGACGGCACCTTCCATGAACTCGCCGAAGCGCCCGTACTCGACAAGAAGTTTCCGCATGACATCGACGTCGTCGTCGACCGCATCGTGGTGCGTCCGGATATCGGCCAGCGCCTCGCGGAAAGTTTCGAGACGGCGCTGAAGCTCGCCGAAGGTCTTGCGGTCATTGAATATGCGGATGCGCCCGCAGCGCCTGCAGAAGAGATCCCCGCGAAGAAGACCGACAAGAAGGTCGCGAAGATTCACGACAAGACCGGCGCCGAACGCATTTTGTTTTCCGAGAAGTTCGCCTGCCCGGTGTCCGGTTTCACCATTCCGGAAATCGAGCCGCGTCTGTTCTCCTTCAACAACCCCTATGGTGCCTGTCCGAAATGCGGCGGCCTTGGTGTCGAGCAGACCATCGATGCGGACCTCGTCATTCCCGACAAGGAACTGACGCTGCGCAAGGGCGCCATCGCGCCATGGGCGAAGTCGTCGTCGCCCTATTACGTGCAGACGCTGACAGCGCTCGGCAAGTTCTACAAGTTCACCCTCGACACCAAGTGGAAGGACCTGCCGAAGAAGACGCAGAACGCCATCCTGCACGGCTCCGGCGATGACGAGATCAAGTTCTCCTATGAAGACGGCGTGCGCTCCTACGACACCAAGAAGCCGTTCGAGGGCGTCGTCACCAATATCGACCGCCGCTTCCGCGAGACCGAAAGCGAATGGGCGCGCGAAGAACTCGGCAAGTATTTTTCCGACGTGCCCTGCGATGCCTGCGAGGGTTATCGACTGAAGCCCGAAGCGCTCAGTGTGAAGATCGGCGGCAAGCATATCGGCAACATCTCGGAAATGTCGGTGCGCAAGGCCGGCGACTGGTTCGAGACCGTGCCGGATCTGCTCAACAAGCAGCAGAACGAGATCGCCGTCCGCATCCTCAAGGAAATCCGCGAGCGCCTCTCCTTCCTGCTCGATGTCGGCCTCAACTATCTCACGCTGGCGCGCTCATCCGGCACGCTGTCCGGCGGCGAGAGCCAGCGCATTCGCCTGGCGTCGCAGATCGGCTCGGGCCTCACCGGCGTGCTCTATGTGCTCGACGAGCCGTCGATCGGCCTGCATCAGCGCGACAATGCGCGGCTGCTCGACACGCTGCGGCGGCTGCGCGATCTCGGCAATACCGTGATCGTGGTCGAGCATGACGAGGACGCGGTGATCGCGGCCGACTACGTCGTCGATGTCGGCCCCGGCGCCGGCACCCATGGCGGCAATATCGTCGCCCAGGGTACGCCCCAGGAGGTGATGAAGAATCCGAAGTCGCTGACCGGAAAATATCTCACCGGCGAAATGTCGGTGCCGGTGCCGGAGCGCCGACCGCCGAACCATCGCCGCACCATCAAGGTCATCAATGCGCGTGGCAACAATCTCAAGAACGTCTCGGCGGAAGTCCCGCTCGGCCTGTTCACCGCAGTGACCGGCGTCTCCGGCGGCGGCAAGTCGACGCTGCTGATCGACACGCTCTACAAGGCCATCGCGCGCAAGCTCAACGGCGCCAGCGAAGGCGCCGCACCGCATGACCGCATCGAAGGCCTGGAGCATATCGACAAGATCATCGAGATCGACCAGTCGCCGATCGGCCGCACGCCGCGTTCCAATCCGGCGACCTATACCGGCGCCTTCACGCCGATCCGCGAATGGTTCGCCGGCCTGCCGGAATCCAAGGCGCGCGGCTATGAGGCCGGCCGCTTCTCGTTCAACGTCAAGGGCGGTCGCTGCGAGGCCTGCCAGGGCGACGGCGTCATCAAGATCGAGATGCACTTCCTGCCCGACGTCTATGTCACCTGCGACACCTGCAAGGGCAAGCGCTACAACCGCGAGACGCTCGAAGTCCTGTTCAAGGGCAAGTCGATCGCCGACGTGCTCGACATGACCGTGGAAGAAGCCGCCGACTTCTTCAAGGCGGTGCCGCGCGTGCGCGAGACCTTCAAGACGCTGCATCGCGTTGGACTGGATTACATCCATGTCGGCCAGCAGGCGACGACGCTATCCGGCGGCGAAGCGCAGCGCGTGAAGCTCGCCAAGGAGCTGAGCAAGCGCGCGACCGGCCGCACGCTCTACATTCTCGACGAGCCGACCACGGGACTCCACTTCCACGACGTCGCCAAACTGCTGGAAGTGCTGCATGAGCTGGTGGCACAGGGCAATACGGTGGTGGTGATCGAGCACAATCTTGAAGTCATCAAGACCGCCGACTGGGTCATCGACCTCGGCCCCGAAGGCGGCGACGGCGGCGGCGAAATCGTCGCCTGGGGCCCGCCGGAAGATATCGTCAAGGCACCACGCAGCTACACGGGCAAGTTTTTGAAGCCGGTGCTGGAGAAGGCTGGGAAGCCGAAGAAGCGGAAGGCGACGAGCGAAGCGGCGGAGTAG
- a CDS encoding outer membrane protein has translation MKKILLASAALAVLGSATSASAADLAARPYTKAPPIIAAVYDWTGFYIGGNGGWGTSRKCWDTTQVLGVALAFNEGCHDASGGTAGGQIGYRWQSAAWVFGLEAQGNWADFKGSNVSQLALGTTGNRSKIEAFGLFTGQIGYAWNNTLLYVKGGAAVTSDKYRGYTVPGNVVFDNASETRWGGTVGVGLEYGFTPNWSFAVEYDHLFMETSSNSFTAVTLPVTSRIDRISQDVDVITARINYKWGGPVIAKY, from the coding sequence ATGAAGAAAATTCTGCTCGCATCCGCCGCCCTCGCTGTTCTCGGCTCGGCAACGTCCGCTTCTGCGGCCGATCTCGCAGCACGGCCCTACACCAAGGCGCCTCCGATCATTGCCGCCGTCTATGACTGGACCGGCTTCTATATCGGCGGCAACGGCGGTTGGGGAACGAGCCGCAAATGCTGGGACACGACCCAGGTTCTCGGTGTCGCGCTGGCCTTCAACGAAGGCTGCCATGACGCAAGCGGCGGCACGGCAGGCGGCCAGATCGGCTATCGCTGGCAGAGCGCTGCGTGGGTGTTCGGCCTGGAAGCACAAGGCAACTGGGCAGACTTCAAGGGCTCGAATGTCAGCCAGCTCGCACTCGGTACGACTGGCAACCGGTCCAAGATCGAAGCCTTCGGTCTGTTCACTGGCCAGATCGGTTACGCCTGGAACAACACCCTTCTTTACGTGAAGGGCGGCGCCGCCGTGACCAGCGACAAATATCGGGGCTACACCGTCCCCGGCAATGTCGTGTTCGACAACGCCAGCGAAACCCGCTGGGGCGGCACGGTCGGCGTCGGCCTGGAATATGGCTTCACGCCAAACTGGTCCTTCGCGGTCGAATACGACCATCTGTTCATGGAGACCAGCAGCAACAGCTTCACCGCTGTGACACTTCCTGTGACTTCGCGCATCGATCGCATCAGCCAGGACGTCGACGTGATCACCGCGCGCATCAACTACAAGTGGGGCGGTCCCGTTATCGCGAAATACTGA
- a CDS encoding porin family protein: MKNFLLGTVALIALGASVPAMAADLAARPYTKAPAYVPAPIYNWTGFYIGGHVGGAFNGSNGFGGTTDNSDGRFLGGVQIGYDYQFAPNWVFGIEGQYSWVGSNNTNVAFVPAGVTYNLNQKGLASVTGRIGYTWGPALLYVKGGYAYSDYSESLVTTVGAVPVAFAAGTKHDGYTVGAGLEYLFTQNWSGKVEYQYYDFGKTTFAAPSPVGIIGLSSRNDEHTVKAGLNYRFNWGGPVVAKY; encoded by the coding sequence ATGAAGAACTTTCTGTTGGGCACGGTTGCTCTGATCGCTCTGGGCGCTTCGGTTCCGGCAATGGCCGCTGACCTGGCTGCTCGTCCCTACACCAAGGCTCCGGCCTACGTTCCTGCCCCGATCTACAACTGGACCGGCTTCTACATCGGCGGTCACGTCGGCGGCGCGTTCAACGGTTCGAACGGCTTCGGCGGCACCACCGACAATTCGGATGGTCGTTTCCTCGGCGGTGTGCAGATCGGCTATGACTACCAGTTCGCTCCGAACTGGGTGTTCGGCATCGAAGGTCAGTACAGCTGGGTTGGTTCGAACAACACCAACGTCGCTTTCGTTCCGGCTGGCGTCACCTACAACCTGAACCAGAAGGGCCTCGCCTCGGTCACCGGTCGCATCGGTTACACTTGGGGTCCGGCACTGCTCTACGTGAAGGGCGGCTACGCTTACTCCGACTACAGCGAATCACTGGTCACGACTGTTGGCGCAGTTCCGGTTGCCTTCGCAGCTGGCACCAAGCATGACGGTTACACCGTCGGCGCCGGCCTCGAATACCTGTTCACCCAGAACTGGTCGGGCAAGGTCGAGTACCAGTACTATGACTTCGGCAAGACCACTTTCGCTGCTCCGTCGCCGGTTGGCATCATTGGCCTGTCGTCCCGCAACGACGAGCACACCGTCAAGGCTGGCCTGAACTACCGCTTCAACTGGGGTGGCCCGGTCGTCGCGAAGTACTGA
- a CDS encoding single-stranded DNA-binding protein, whose product MAGSVNKVILVGNLGKDPEVRRMQNGNPVVNLTVATSETWRDKGTGERKEKTEWHRVVIFSEGLAKVAEQYLKKGAKVYIEGALQTRKWTDPQGVEKYSTEIVLQGFNSTLTMLDGKGGGAGGGGGYGGDDMGDSFGGGQSSAPPQRRVAAPAGGGGRGSDMDDDIPF is encoded by the coding sequence ATGGCGGGTAGCGTCAACAAGGTGATTTTGGTCGGCAATCTCGGCAAGGATCCCGAGGTTCGCCGGATGCAGAACGGCAATCCGGTCGTCAACCTGACCGTCGCGACGTCGGAGACGTGGCGCGACAAGGGCACCGGCGAGCGCAAGGAGAAGACCGAGTGGCATCGCGTCGTGATCTTCAGCGAAGGTCTCGCCAAGGTGGCCGAGCAGTATCTCAAGAAGGGTGCCAAGGTTTACATCGAAGGCGCGCTGCAGACCCGCAAATGGACTGATCCGCAGGGTGTCGAGAAATACTCCACCGAGATCGTGTTGCAGGGCTTCAATTCGACGCTGACCATGCTTGATGGCAAAGGCGGCGGCGCGGGTGGTGGCGGCGGTTACGGCGGCGATGACATGGGCGACAGCTTCGGCGGCGGCCAGTCGAGCGCTCCGCCGCAGCGCCGTGTTGCGGCACCGGCCGGCGGTGGCGGCCGCGGCAGCGACATGGATGACGACATCCCATTCTGA
- a CDS encoding class I SAM-dependent methyltransferase — translation MLNGDTFSYRASHQSVDVVADYVSTFEVGHCAALWRDVEQPLLESILRRLGGPQRTSLDFACGTGRIAKVAARLFGSVVGVDVSEAMLSAASVPDNVTLLCVDVTKVPLEQTFDVATAFRFFLNAEDTLRRDALRAIYRHLRNDGVLVCNIQLNATSPIGSFSRVLNWAYPSRPRNTLTLYQFSSLLSDEGFEVVESTYYGYLPRPGRLFPHLCEALIEPFEKACRRLKVPGLLAESFIVAARKRERLFPQVQDPRRIVQAPTTS, via the coding sequence ATGCTCAACGGAGACACGTTCAGCTATCGCGCGAGCCACCAGTCGGTTGATGTCGTTGCCGACTACGTCAGCACCTTTGAGGTGGGCCATTGCGCGGCATTGTGGCGGGACGTCGAACAGCCCTTGCTCGAAAGCATTCTGCGCCGGCTCGGAGGGCCACAGCGAACAAGCCTCGACTTCGCCTGCGGAACCGGACGCATTGCGAAGGTCGCCGCTCGGTTGTTCGGCTCGGTTGTCGGGGTCGATGTGTCAGAAGCGATGCTTTCGGCAGCTTCGGTGCCAGACAACGTGACGCTGCTATGCGTCGATGTCACCAAGGTTCCTCTCGAACAGACATTTGACGTTGCCACCGCATTTCGGTTCTTCTTGAATGCAGAAGACACGCTTAGGCGCGACGCATTGCGGGCGATCTATCGGCATCTTCGCAACGACGGCGTATTGGTGTGCAATATCCAGCTCAATGCAACGTCACCCATCGGGTCGTTCAGTCGTGTGCTGAACTGGGCATATCCGAGCAGACCTCGAAACACCCTGACTTTGTATCAATTTTCAAGCCTGCTGTCGGATGAGGGATTTGAGGTCGTGGAGAGCACGTATTACGGCTATCTCCCGCGACCGGGCCGGTTGTTTCCACATCTCTGCGAGGCGCTGATCGAGCCATTCGAAAAGGCGTGCCGGAGGCTCAAGGTGCCGGGATTATTGGCGGAGAGTTTTATTGTCGCGGCGCGAAAGCGGGAACGCCTGTTTCCTCAGGTGCAGGACCCTCGGCGAATCGTGCAGGCACCAACAACCTCTTGA
- a CDS encoding sulfate adenylyltransferase has protein sequence MIIELFGPPGAGKTTLLRGLCRGLAQEGINLKTVNGYRLIEYASAQDDGPETRHGIGRIGRKIATSGPVLLSTLPKDGVAARLLASIPLRSRTWSWRMKVDIALLCESWRKAQESEGYFIFEEGLIQALCALVLLARTPSIDVVRDCLAFLPRPDLLVQLDAPQETLRRRLTDRHAHQPLIEVLLFELGVDRGLKQANISREIGECLRRDGWPLIQVDGADPLNFDKVITRVLGEHINETALGDQGDKSQTTRLAGNYELDGSQHFARGPGGSI, from the coding sequence ATGATCATCGAGTTATTTGGGCCGCCTGGTGCAGGCAAGACCACACTTCTTCGCGGCCTCTGCCGGGGGCTGGCGCAAGAAGGCATCAACCTGAAGACAGTGAACGGTTATCGCCTGATTGAATATGCGTCGGCCCAGGATGACGGCCCGGAGACGCGCCATGGCATTGGGCGTATTGGCAGAAAGATTGCCACCTCCGGTCCTGTCTTGCTATCGACCCTGCCGAAGGACGGTGTCGCGGCGCGGCTTCTAGCATCAATCCCGCTACGAAGCCGCACATGGTCATGGCGCATGAAGGTCGACATCGCTCTACTGTGCGAATCTTGGCGTAAAGCGCAGGAATCGGAAGGTTACTTCATTTTTGAAGAAGGCCTGATCCAGGCATTGTGTGCGCTGGTTTTGCTGGCGCGAACTCCAAGCATTGACGTGGTTCGTGACTGCCTAGCGTTCCTGCCGCGACCGGACCTGCTTGTCCAGCTCGATGCGCCGCAGGAAACGTTGCGCCGCCGTCTTACGGATCGGCATGCGCACCAGCCGCTCATCGAAGTCCTCCTGTTCGAACTCGGCGTGGACAGGGGCTTGAAGCAGGCCAATATCTCAAGGGAGATCGGCGAGTGCTTGCGCCGGGACGGATGGCCCTTGATACAAGTCGACGGTGCCGACCCCCTCAATTTCGATAAGGTCATCACGCGAGTCCTGGGAGAGCATATCAATGAGACTGCCCTGGGTGACCAAGGCGATAAAAGCCAAACCACTAGATTAGCTGGCAACTATGAACTTGATGGATCTCAACATTTCGCACGGGGGCCTGGTGGCAGCATCTGA
- a CDS encoding DUF2306 domain-containing protein, whose product MSLQPLLDAAAPIPLHAVAAMAAFVLGVVQLIAPKGTLPHRMLGWIWVILLAIVAISSFGIHGHSYRLWRDWSPIHLLSIMAPVMLVLGVIAARRHRVRAHAITMISIFAGALVIAGAFTLVPGRVMHTVVFGR is encoded by the coding sequence ATGTCGCTGCAGCCGTTGCTTGATGCCGCCGCTCCAATCCCGTTGCATGCTGTTGCGGCCATGGCTGCATTCGTGCTTGGTGTCGTTCAATTGATCGCACCCAAGGGCACGCTGCCACACAGGATGCTCGGCTGGATCTGGGTGATCCTGCTCGCCATTGTCGCGATCAGTTCGTTTGGGATCCATGGCCATAGCTACCGGCTGTGGCGGGACTGGAGCCCGATCCATCTGCTGTCGATCATGGCACCGGTGATGCTCGTGCTCGGCGTGATCGCGGCACGCCGGCACCGCGTCAGAGCGCATGCCATCACCATGATTTCGATCTTCGCCGGCGCCCTGGTGATCGCCGGCGCGTTCACCCTGGTGCCCGGCCGGGTCATGCACACCGTGGTGTTCGGTCGCTAG
- the gyrA gene encoding DNA gyrase subunit A: MSDTEDQKPGEPPAPSDIRPVSILDEMKRSYLDYAMSVIVARALPDARDGLKPVHRRILYAMYENGFEWNKPYRKSARTVGDVIGKYHPHGDQSVYDAMVRMAQDFSMRVPLIDGQGNFGSVDGDQAAAMRYTESRLTKIAQSLLDDLDKDTVDYQDNYDGSFREPRVLPAKFPNLLVNGGGGIAVGMATNIPPHNLGEVIDACVALIDDPSLTIDDLNKIIPGPDFPTGGIILGRAGIRTAYHTGRGSIVMRGKVSIEPTRKDREAIIVSEIPYQVNKATMVERIAELVRDKKIEGISDLRDESDRDGFRVVVELKRDAVPEVVLNQLYKFTPLQTNFGANMVALDTGRPLLMNLKDLLTIFVAFREQVVTRRTKFLLNKARDRAHILVGLAIAVANIDEVIRVIRTSPDPATARDILMERHWPAQDVATMMMLIDDPRHRLEEDGTARLSFEQAKAILDLRLARLTALGREEISDELDKLAVEIADYLEILRSRARVQGIIKDELGAVKSEFATPRKTVIMEQEGEVEDEDLIQREDMVVTVSHHGYVKRVPLSTYRAQRRGGKGRSGMATRDEDFVSRLFVASTHTPVLFFSSRGQVYKEKVWRLPIAPPNGRGKAMINILPLEQGERITTIMPLPEDEATWNDLDVMFATTGGNVRRNKLSDFVDVRRSGIIAMKLDEGEAIVDVQIATEHDDVLLTAAGGQCIRFPVTDVRVFQGRSSMGVRGISLAEGDKLISLTILRHLEANSDERAAYLRRANAVRRGGAEERADVADEAAAAVETEEATGAIELGEQRYVEMSASEQFVLTISENGYGKRTSSFEYRTTGRGGKGIVAMSVNNRNGKLIASFPVEDSDQIMLVTDKGQLIRCPVEGIRIAGRSTQGVIVFNTADDEHVVSVEHIGEAGEGEEGENGNGAPVAEG; this comes from the coding sequence TTGTCCGACACTGAAGACCAGAAGCCTGGGGAGCCACCGGCCCCCTCGGATATTCGTCCCGTATCCATCCTCGATGAGATGAAGCGTTCGTATCTCGATTACGCCATGAGCGTGATCGTGGCGCGTGCGCTGCCGGATGCGCGTGACGGCTTGAAGCCGGTGCATCGCCGCATTCTCTATGCAATGTATGAGAACGGCTTCGAGTGGAACAAGCCGTATCGCAAGTCAGCGCGAACCGTTGGCGACGTGATCGGTAAGTATCATCCGCACGGCGACCAGTCGGTCTATGATGCCATGGTCCGCATGGCGCAGGACTTCTCGATGCGCGTGCCGCTGATCGACGGTCAGGGCAATTTCGGCTCGGTGGATGGCGATCAGGCCGCCGCGATGCGATACACGGAATCGCGCCTGACCAAGATCGCGCAGTCGCTGCTCGACGATCTCGACAAGGACACCGTCGACTATCAGGACAACTACGATGGCTCGTTCCGTGAGCCACGCGTGCTGCCGGCGAAGTTCCCGAATCTGCTGGTGAATGGCGGCGGCGGCATTGCCGTCGGCATGGCCACCAACATCCCGCCGCATAATCTCGGCGAAGTCATCGACGCCTGCGTCGCGCTGATCGATGATCCGTCACTGACCATTGACGATCTGAACAAGATCATCCCGGGTCCGGATTTCCCGACGGGTGGCATCATTCTCGGCCGCGCCGGGATTCGTACGGCCTATCACACCGGCCGCGGTTCCATCGTGATGCGCGGCAAGGTCTCGATCGAGCCGACGCGCAAGGATCGCGAAGCGATCATCGTCTCTGAAATCCCGTACCAGGTGAACAAGGCCACCATGGTCGAGCGCATCGCCGAACTGGTGCGCGACAAGAAGATCGAAGGCATCTCCGATCTCAGAGACGAATCCGACCGCGACGGTTTTCGTGTCGTCGTCGAATTGAAGCGGGACGCGGTGCCCGAGGTGGTGCTCAACCAGCTATACAAGTTCACGCCGCTGCAGACCAATTTCGGCGCCAACATGGTGGCGCTCGACACCGGCCGTCCGTTGCTGATGAACCTGAAGGATCTGCTGACGATCTTCGTCGCGTTCCGCGAACAGGTCGTCACGCGCCGTACCAAGTTCCTGCTCAACAAGGCGCGCGATCGCGCGCATATCCTCGTCGGCCTCGCGATTGCAGTGGCGAATATCGACGAGGTCATTCGTGTCATTCGTACCTCACCGGACCCCGCCACTGCACGTGACATCCTGATGGAGCGTCATTGGCCCGCGCAGGATGTGGCGACGATGATGATGCTGATCGACGATCCGCGTCATCGCCTCGAGGAAGACGGCACCGCGCGGCTGTCCTTCGAACAGGCCAAGGCCATTCTCGATCTGCGACTGGCTCGCTTGACAGCTCTGGGTCGCGAAGAAATCTCCGACGAGCTGGACAAGCTCGCTGTCGAGATTGCGGACTATCTGGAGATCCTGCGTTCGCGCGCGCGCGTCCAGGGCATCATCAAGGACGAACTCGGTGCGGTGAAGTCGGAATTCGCGACACCGCGCAAGACCGTCATCATGGAGCAGGAAGGCGAGGTCGAAGACGAAGACCTGATCCAGCGCGAAGACATGGTGGTGACGGTGTCGCATCATGGCTACGTCAAGCGCGTGCCGCTTTCGACCTATCGGGCCCAGCGCCGCGGCGGCAAAGGGCGCTCGGGCATGGCGACGCGCGACGAGGATTTCGTCTCGCGTCTGTTTGTAGCCTCGACCCATACGCCGGTGCTGTTCTTCTCGTCGCGCGGCCAGGTCTATAAGGAAAAGGTCTGGCGTCTGCCGATCGCGCCGCCAAACGGGCGCGGCAAGGCGATGATCAACATCCTGCCGCTGGAGCAGGGCGAACGTATCACCACGATCATGCCGTTGCCTGAGGATGAGGCGACGTGGAACGATCTTGACGTGATGTTCGCGACCACTGGCGGCAATGTCCGCCGCAACAAGCTCTCTGACTTCGTCGATGTCAGGCGCTCCGGCATCATCGCGATGAAGCTCGATGAGGGCGAAGCGATCGTCGATGTGCAGATCGCCACCGAACATGATGACGTGCTGCTGACCGCTGCCGGCGGCCAGTGCATCCGTTTCCCGGTAACAGACGTGCGTGTGTTCCAGGGCCGCAGTTCGATGGGCGTGCGCGGCATTTCGTTGGCGGAGGGTGACAAGCTGATCTCGCTGACGATCCTGCGCCACCTCGAGGCCAATTCCGACGAGCGTGCGGCCTATCTGCGCCGCGCCAATGCGGTGCGCCGCGGCGGCGCCGAGGAGCGTGCCGATGTCGCGGACGAAGCGGCGGCTGCCGTGGAGACCGAAGAGGCGACGGGGGCCATCGAACTCGGCGAGCAGCGCTATGTGGAAATGTCGGCATCCGAGCAGTTTGTGCTGACCATCAGCGAGAACGGCTACGGCAAGCGGACCTCGTCGTTCGAGTACCGCACCACCGGACGCGGCGGCAAGGGTATCGTCGCGATGTCGGTCAACAACCGGAATGGCAAGCTGATCGCTTCGTTCCCGGTCGAGGACAGCGACCAGATCATGCTTGTCACCGACAAGGGCCAGCTCATCCGCTGCCCGGTGGAAGGTATCCGCATTGCCGGCCGTTCGACCCAGGGCGTCATCGTGTTCAACACGGCTGACGACGAGCACGTCGTGTCGGTCGAGCATATCGGCGAGGCGGGCGAGGGCGAAGAGGGCGAGAACGGCAACGGTGCGCCGGTGGCGGAGGGCTGA